The following coding sequences are from one Xiphophorus couchianus chromosome 22, X_couchianus-1.0, whole genome shotgun sequence window:
- the tmem87b gene encoding transmembrane protein 87A isoform X1, whose product MAAAVSMRTWSCPSLGVIYPWLVFFTVFLGTVQETAAAPETGLWEISVVNGSKPIILKKAMFTDTDVVLKVVFPSCSKQMKFTIHWLLKYYPCYNEYNNIEEMYERTLQSRGESLDPKPNAEGEYIEHKHSSITCSSGRSVFPGLCKAKAKPRSVNPTDGSEGPEKSDPNWLTGECEIDSAKENVIATTWRNGPYLLVVKVIPDINETSWNLKINVVMRGKHGYISISEWPLMIFYMVMCVVYILYALLWFVWAACYWKDLLRIQFWIAGVIFLGMMEKALFCAEYENTNVVGSASPGLLIFAELLSALKRTLARLLVIIVSLGYGIIKPRLGTVMHRVVGLGILYFAFASIEGVLRITGTKDSDLALLANIPLALLDSSLCWWIFVSLAQTIKTLKLRRNAVKLSLYRHFTNTLIFAVIASIIFMAWSAKKLHLADCQSDWIEVWVEDAFWRFLFSFVLFVIMFLWRPSANNQRYAFTPLIDDSEDEDIEEFIASSNIADGIKLRSAKVETNGTAKPPETNPDEDLKWVEDNIPSSLTDVALPVLLDSDEEIMTTKYEMSKLE is encoded by the exons ATGGCAGCTGCTGTCAGTATGAGGACGTGGAGCTGCCCCAGCCTGGGAGTTATTTATCCGTGGTTGgtgttttttacagttttccttGGCACTGTACAAGAAACAGCCGCGGCACCAGAAACAGGGCTATGGGAAATTTCGGTTGTTAAT GGCTCAAAACCAATCATATTAAAGAAAGCCATGTTTACAGACACAGATGTTGTACTTAAAG TTGTGTTTCCTAGTTGTTCCAAGCAGATGAAATTCACAATCCACTGGCTTTTAAAATACTACCCCTGTTATAATGAATACAATAATATTGAA GAGATGTATGAACGGACTCTGCAGAGCCGAGGGGAGAGCCTGGACCCGAAACCCAACGCAGAGGGCGAGTACATAGAACACAAGCACAGTTCTATTACGTGTAGCAGCGGCCGGAGCGTCTTTCCTGGGCTCTGC aAAGCCAAGGCAAAACCACGGTCTGTTAACCCAACAGATGGGAGTGAAGGACCA GAAAAAAGTGACCCTAACTGGCTTACAGGTGAGTGTGAAATTGACAGCGCCAAAGAGAACGTCATAGCCACCACATGGAGGAATGGGCCTTACCTGCTGGTGGTTAAGGTCATTCCTGATATAAACGAGACCAGCTGGAATTTAAAAA TTAATGTGGTGATGAGAGGGAAACACGGCTACATTTCTATCTCAGAGTGGCCGCTCATGATC TTCTACATGGTGATGTGCGTCGTGTACATCCTGTACGCCTTGCTGTGGTTTGTCTGGGCAGCCTGCTACTGGAAGGATCTGCTGAGGATCCAGTTCTGGATAGCTGGAGTCATTTTCCTCGGCATGATGGAGAAGGCGCTCTTCTGCGCCGAATATGAGAACACCAATGTCGTCGGCTCTGCCT ctcctggCTTGTTGATCTTTGCAGAGTTGCTCTCCGCTCTCAAGAGGACTTTGGCACGACTTCTCGTCATCATCGTCAGCCTGGGATACGGCATCATAAA GCCGCGGCTCGGGACAGTGATGCACAGAGTTGTAGGACTCGGCATCCTCTACTTCGCATTTGCTAGCATTGAAGGTGTCTTGAGGATCACAGGG ACAAAAGACTCTGATTTGGCCCTGTTGGCCAACATTCCCCTGGCTCTGCTTGATTCTTCTTTATGCTGGTGG ATCTTTGTCAGCTTAGCCCAAACCATCAAAACTCTGAAGCTGAGGAGAAACGCTGTGAAGCTGTCGCTCTACAGGCACTTTACAAACACACTAATATTCGCCGTCATTG CCTCTATCATCTTTATGGCTTGGTCTGCTAAAAAGTTGCACTTAGCAGATTGCCAGTCT GACTGGATCGAGGTTTGGGTTGAGGACGCTTTCTGGAGATTCTTGTTCTCCTTTGTTCTGTTCGTCATAATGTTTTTATGGCGGCCGTCCGCAAACAACCAAAG GTATGCGTTCACGCCTCTCATTGATGACTCCGAAGACGAGGACATTGAGGAGTTCATCGCGTCTTCAAACATCG CTGATGGCATAAAGTTGAGATCAGCCAAGGTTGAGACAAACGGCACGGCAAAGCCTCCAGAAACAAACCCA GATGAAGACTTAAAGTGGGTGGAGGACAACATTCCAAGCTCTCTTACTGATGT AGCCCTTCCAGTCCTGCTCGACTCTGATGAG gaaaTTATGACGACAAAGTATGAGATGTCGAAGCTGGAGTGA
- the tmem87b gene encoding transmembrane protein 87A isoform X2, with translation MAAAVSMRTWSCPSLGVIYPWLVFFTVFLGTVQETAAAPETGLWEISVVNGSKPIILKKAMFTDTDVVLKVVFPSCSKQMKFTIHWLLKYYPCYNEYNNIEEMYERTLQSRGESLDPKPNAEGEYIEHKHSSITCSSGRSVFPGLCKAKAKPRSVNPTDGSEGPEKSDPNWLTGECEIDSAKENVIATTWRNGPYLLVVKVIPDINETSWNLKINVVMRGKHGYISISEWPLMIFYMVMCVVYILYALLWFVWAACYWKDLLRIQFWIAGVIFLGMMEKALFCAEYENTNVVGSASPGLLIFAELLSALKRTLARLLVIIVSLGYGIIKPRLGTVMHRVVGLGILYFAFASIEGVLRITGGRDNSAALMTAIVLAVFDSCAIWFIFVSLAQTIKTLKLRRNAVKLSLYRHFTNTLIFAVIASIIFMAWSAKKLHLADCQSDWIEVWVEDAFWRFLFSFVLFVIMFLWRPSANNQRYAFTPLIDDSEDEDIEEFIASSNIADGIKLRSAKVETNGTAKPPETNPDEDLKWVEDNIPSSLTDVALPVLLDSDEEIMTTKYEMSKLE, from the exons ATGGCAGCTGCTGTCAGTATGAGGACGTGGAGCTGCCCCAGCCTGGGAGTTATTTATCCGTGGTTGgtgttttttacagttttccttGGCACTGTACAAGAAACAGCCGCGGCACCAGAAACAGGGCTATGGGAAATTTCGGTTGTTAAT GGCTCAAAACCAATCATATTAAAGAAAGCCATGTTTACAGACACAGATGTTGTACTTAAAG TTGTGTTTCCTAGTTGTTCCAAGCAGATGAAATTCACAATCCACTGGCTTTTAAAATACTACCCCTGTTATAATGAATACAATAATATTGAA GAGATGTATGAACGGACTCTGCAGAGCCGAGGGGAGAGCCTGGACCCGAAACCCAACGCAGAGGGCGAGTACATAGAACACAAGCACAGTTCTATTACGTGTAGCAGCGGCCGGAGCGTCTTTCCTGGGCTCTGC aAAGCCAAGGCAAAACCACGGTCTGTTAACCCAACAGATGGGAGTGAAGGACCA GAAAAAAGTGACCCTAACTGGCTTACAGGTGAGTGTGAAATTGACAGCGCCAAAGAGAACGTCATAGCCACCACATGGAGGAATGGGCCTTACCTGCTGGTGGTTAAGGTCATTCCTGATATAAACGAGACCAGCTGGAATTTAAAAA TTAATGTGGTGATGAGAGGGAAACACGGCTACATTTCTATCTCAGAGTGGCCGCTCATGATC TTCTACATGGTGATGTGCGTCGTGTACATCCTGTACGCCTTGCTGTGGTTTGTCTGGGCAGCCTGCTACTGGAAGGATCTGCTGAGGATCCAGTTCTGGATAGCTGGAGTCATTTTCCTCGGCATGATGGAGAAGGCGCTCTTCTGCGCCGAATATGAGAACACCAATGTCGTCGGCTCTGCCT ctcctggCTTGTTGATCTTTGCAGAGTTGCTCTCCGCTCTCAAGAGGACTTTGGCACGACTTCTCGTCATCATCGTCAGCCTGGGATACGGCATCATAAA GCCGCGGCTCGGGACAGTGATGCACAGAGTTGTAGGACTCGGCATCCTCTACTTCGCATTTGCTAGCATTGAAGGTGTCTTGAGGATCACAGGG GGTCGAGACAATAGCGCCGCTCTCATGACAGCCATTGTTCTGGCTGTGTTTGATTCCTGCGCCATCTGGTTC ATCTTTGTCAGCTTAGCCCAAACCATCAAAACTCTGAAGCTGAGGAGAAACGCTGTGAAGCTGTCGCTCTACAGGCACTTTACAAACACACTAATATTCGCCGTCATTG CCTCTATCATCTTTATGGCTTGGTCTGCTAAAAAGTTGCACTTAGCAGATTGCCAGTCT GACTGGATCGAGGTTTGGGTTGAGGACGCTTTCTGGAGATTCTTGTTCTCCTTTGTTCTGTTCGTCATAATGTTTTTATGGCGGCCGTCCGCAAACAACCAAAG GTATGCGTTCACGCCTCTCATTGATGACTCCGAAGACGAGGACATTGAGGAGTTCATCGCGTCTTCAAACATCG CTGATGGCATAAAGTTGAGATCAGCCAAGGTTGAGACAAACGGCACGGCAAAGCCTCCAGAAACAAACCCA GATGAAGACTTAAAGTGGGTGGAGGACAACATTCCAAGCTCTCTTACTGATGT AGCCCTTCCAGTCCTGCTCGACTCTGATGAG gaaaTTATGACGACAAAGTATGAGATGTCGAAGCTGGAGTGA